A single region of the Silene latifolia isolate original U9 population chromosome 8, ASM4854445v1, whole genome shotgun sequence genome encodes:
- the LOC141594503 gene encoding F-box/kelch-repeat protein At3g04660-like — translation MNDTGIKFEDLPEELQIYILSRLPPKSLSICKRVSEHWNTLTIQVFLLRHSISYDKHSKLAFVKYSTTQGYESVISFELCDNTTTKRKTMTVPKTTKMRLENSGTIEELIKGHHQRLFCRHMSNICNDLVCLVGRFSPLVGLLNLRTHDFINLPAVPTQNLGRTRYWCALGFDPVNKVYKVLSIYGGGKVCSNSKAAIFTLGRSKHWKPVEFKFLRCAVTMKWDDWKNNNMFCLDGVIYWVNDYEIHGTRVLTVVAFDLNSEVFTEYKFDTIPIKDGETIRYYYLTSLKGHPSLFIWKKESDEIQQLTLFNHTYPKVTWYRRSFTANDFPKNFPYGRPGTFVAGGSILLQSVKPIESSVEPEEQSWYKWSDLENFDID, via the coding sequence ATGAATGATACCGGGATTAAATTTGAAGACTTACCTGAAGAGCTTCAGATTTATATTTTGTCACGGCTGCCACCGAAATCATTGTCAATATGCAAGCGTGTTTCCGAACACTGGAATACATTAACCATTCAGGTTTTCCTGCTTAGACACTCTATTTCATATGATAAACATTCGAAACTTGCTTTTGTGAAATACTCGACGACACAGGGATATGAATCGGTTATCTCATTCGAGCTCTGCGATAACACCACCACCAAGAGAAAGACTATGACTGTACCGAAGACTACAAAAATGAGACTAGAGAATAGCGGGACAATAGAGGAGTTAATAAAAGGGCATCATCAACGTCTCTTCTGCAGGCACATGTCCAATATATGCAATGACCTCGTTTGTCTCGTTGGTCGGTTTTCACCGCTTGTCGGTCTTTTGAACTTAAGGACCCATGATTTTATCAATCTTCCTGCAGTACCTACACAGAATTTGGGTCGTACCAGATATTGGTGTGCATTAGGTTTTGATCCAGTAAATAAGGTATACAAGGTCCTGAGTATCTATGGTGGAGGTAAAGTGTGTTCCAATTCCAAGGCCGCGATATTCACTCTTGGACGATCTAAACATTGGAAACCGGTTGAGTTCAAATTTCTACGTTGTGCCGTGACCATGAAGTGGGATGATTGGAAAAACAACAATATGTTTTGTCTCGACGGagtgatttattgggttaatgatTATGAAATTCATGGTACTAGAGTGCTAACCGTGGTTGCGTTTGATCTGAATAGTGAGGTGTTCACAGAATACAAGTTTGATACGATACCCATCAAAGACGGTGAGACAATCAGATACTATTATTTGACATCCTTGAAAGGGCACCCGTCTTTGTTTATCTGGAAGAAGGAAAGTGATGAGATACAACAGTTGACATTGTTTAACCATACGTATCCGAAGGTGACTTGGTATAGAAGGAGTTTTACTGCAAACGATTTTCCTAAAAACTTCCCTTATGGCCGTCCTGGGACTTTTGTTGCAGGAGGTAGCATCCTGCTACAATCTGTGAAGCCGATTGAAAGTTCCGTGGAACCCGAAGAGCAGTCTTGGTATAAATGGTCTGATCTTGAGAATTTCGATATAGACTAA